In Pseudomonas sp. P5_109, the genomic window ATGACGTGGCCAAGCGCCTGATCGACTTCGGCTTCCACGCGCCGACCATGTCGTTCCCGGTAGCCGGCACCTTGATGATCGAGCCGACCGAAAGCGAATCCAAAGAAGAACTGGACCGTTTCTGCGACGCCATGATCCGCATCCGCGAAGAAATCCGCGCAGTGGAAAACGGCACCCTGGACAAGGACGACAACCCGCTGAAAAACGCTCCGCACACCGCCAAGGAGCTGGTGGGCGAGTGGTCGCACCCGTACAGCCGTGAGCAAGCGGTTTACCCGGTTGCCTCGCTGATCGACGGCAAGTACTGGCCACCGGTCGGTCGCGTCGACAACGTGTTCGGCGACCGCAACCTGGTCTGCGCCTGCCCGTCGATCGAAAGCTACGCTTAAACGAATGAAGGGGCGGATTCATCCGCCCCCAATCTCAAGAACACCGCATTCCCCTTGTGGAAGCGGGCTTGCTCGCGAAGGCGGTGTGTCTGGCACCAGATGCGCTGCCTGTTACGCCGCCTTCGCGAGCAAGCCCGCTCCCACAGGGTCCAGTCTCCCCACAAGATCTGCGTCGATATCAAATAACAAGAAACCGGAGAACCACCATGTCGTTAAGCGTGTTCGACCTGTTCAAGATTGGCATCGGCCCCTCCAGCTCCCACACCGTTGGCCCGATGCGTGCCGCTGCGCGTTTCGTCGAAGGCCTGCGCCGTGAAGCGCTGCTGTCGGCAACCACCAGCGTCAGAGTCGAGCTGTATGGCTCCCTCGGTGCCACCGGCAAAGGCCACGGCAGCGACAAGGCCGTACTGCTGGGCCTGGAAGGCGAACACCCGGACACCGTGGACACCGAAACCGTCGCTGCGCGCCTGCAAGAAATCCGCGGCAACGGGCGCTTGAACCTGCTCGGCGAACACAGCATTGCGTTCAACGAGAAAGAACACCTGGCGATGATTCGCAAACCGTTGGCCTATCACCCCAACGGCATGATTTTTCGCGCCTTCGATGCCGCAGGCCTGCAAATCCGCAGCCGCGAGTACTACTCGGTCGGCGGCGGTTTCGTAGTCGATGAAGACGCCGCCGGCGCCGACCGCATCGTCGAAGACGCCACGCCCCTGACCTTTCCGTTCAAAAGCGCCAAGGATCTTCTCGGTCATTGCGTCAAATACGGGCTGTCGATCAGCCAGGTGATGCTGACCAACGAAAGCGCCTGGCGCCCGGAAGCGGAAACCCGCGCCGGCCTGCTGAACATCTGGCAAGTGATGCAGGACTGCGTCGACGCCGGTTGCCGCAACGAAGGCATCCTGCCTGGCGGGCTGAAGGTCAAGCGCCGGGCTGCCGCGCTGCATCGGCAATTGTGCAAGAACCCGGAATCGTCTTTGCGCGACCCGCTGTCGGTGCTCGACTGGGTCAACCTCTACGCACTGGCGGTCAACGAGGAGAACGCCAACGGCGGGCGCGTCGTAACGGCCCCCACCAATGGTGCAGCGGGGATCATTCCAGCGGTGTTGCACTACTACATGCGTTTTATCCCGGGTTCCAATGACGACGGCGTGGTGCGATTCCTGCTCACTGCCGCAGCCATCGGCATTCTGTACAAGGAAAACGCCTCGATCTCCGGTGCCGAAGTCGGCTGCCAGGGTGAAGTCGGCGTCGCCTGCTCGATGGCCGCCGGCGCCCTGTGCGAAGTGCTTGGCGGCACCGTGCAACAAGTGGAGAACGCCGCGGAAATCGGCATGGAACACAACCTCGGGCTGACCTGCGACCCGATTGGCGGGCTGGTGCAAGTGCCATGCATCGAGCGCAACGCCATGGGCTCGGTCAAGGCCATCAATGCCGTGCGCATGGCCATGCGCGGCGACGG contains:
- a CDS encoding L-serine ammonia-lyase, yielding MSLSVFDLFKIGIGPSSSHTVGPMRAAARFVEGLRREALLSATTSVRVELYGSLGATGKGHGSDKAVLLGLEGEHPDTVDTETVAARLQEIRGNGRLNLLGEHSIAFNEKEHLAMIRKPLAYHPNGMIFRAFDAAGLQIRSREYYSVGGGFVVDEDAAGADRIVEDATPLTFPFKSAKDLLGHCVKYGLSISQVMLTNESAWRPEAETRAGLLNIWQVMQDCVDAGCRNEGILPGGLKVKRRAAALHRQLCKNPESSLRDPLSVLDWVNLYALAVNEENANGGRVVTAPTNGAAGIIPAVLHYYMRFIPGSNDDGVVRFLLTAAAIGILYKENASISGAEVGCQGEVGVACSMAAGALCEVLGGTVQQVENAAEIGMEHNLGLTCDPIGGLVQVPCIERNAMGSVKAINAVRMAMRGDGQHFVSLDKVIRTMRQTGADMKSKYKETARGGLAVNIIEC